Proteins encoded by one window of Brevibacterium atlanticum:
- a CDS encoding GNAT family N-acetyltransferase yields the protein MNGSHNEDGATPFTEWPIRDAEAADVMPICEFGEAHIRPHYTPLIGGRAAELQVSSWWSESHIQSAVFSGLIVIAEAEGRIIGVAQRGRNGSDHVLYKLYLDPDYRGRGLGPALIESILQNLPSNAPRLCVEHFAGNERAGAFYEREGFIVERIERSDVNSALDVVWRARDL from the coding sequence ATGAACGGATCGCACAACGAGGACGGGGCCACTCCGTTCACAGAATGGCCTATTCGGGATGCCGAGGCTGCGGATGTAATGCCGATCTGTGAGTTCGGAGAAGCTCACATCCGACCGCATTACACACCCTTGATTGGCGGCCGGGCGGCGGAGCTGCAGGTTTCCAGCTGGTGGAGTGAGTCACATATTCAATCCGCCGTCTTCAGCGGGCTGATCGTCATCGCAGAGGCAGAAGGCAGGATCATTGGCGTTGCCCAACGCGGGCGCAACGGATCTGACCACGTCCTCTACAAGCTCTATCTCGATCCCGACTATCGCGGTCGTGGCCTCGGGCCCGCCTTGATCGAGAGCATCCTTCAAAACCTGCCGTCCAACGCGCCTCGGCTGTGCGTCGAGCACTTCGCAGGCAATGAGCGTGCCGGAGCATTCTATGAGCGCGAAGGCTTTATCGTCGAGCGTATCGAACGAAGTGATGTGAACTCGGCACTCGACGTCGTATGGCGTGCAAGGGACCTCTGA
- a CDS encoding TetR/AcrR family transcriptional regulator, protein MRPRATSRDHIDDIALNLFLDRGYPNVTTEDLIRACGVSRPTFFRYVPSRDALVLDHIAAFGEQVAGLVRDSDGHYAWEVLREAICAAIKSLDPESRAGMAFRILQASQGIRSSALELTRAWRNQLTDALVDSSHYDGDAERCEVAAAMAIGLFQMTWARPRASTEVLRNAFNEAPSLTTMNPD, encoded by the coding sequence ATGAGGCCCCGTGCCACCAGCAGGGATCACATCGACGACATCGCGCTCAACCTCTTCCTCGATCGCGGCTATCCCAATGTCACCACCGAAGACCTGATCAGAGCCTGCGGTGTGTCGCGGCCGACCTTTTTCCGCTATGTGCCTTCGCGTGATGCGCTGGTGCTTGATCACATCGCAGCATTCGGCGAACAGGTAGCGGGCCTTGTACGCGACAGCGATGGTCACTACGCCTGGGAAGTGCTGCGTGAGGCAATATGCGCAGCAATCAAATCTCTCGACCCGGAGTCGCGAGCAGGTATGGCATTTCGCATCCTGCAGGCCTCACAGGGTATCCGTTCGTCAGCTCTTGAACTCACCCGCGCCTGGCGAAACCAACTCACGGACGCACTCGTGGACAGTTCACACTATGACGGTGATGCGGAACGATGCGAGGTAGCCGCCGCCATGGCGATCGGTCTGTTCCAGATGACATGGGCGCGGCCTCGAGCAAGTACCGAGGTTCTCCGGAACGCGTTCAACGAGGCACCTTCCCTCACGACGATGAATCCTGACTAG